A part of Brettanomyces bruxellensis chromosome 3, complete sequence genomic DNA contains:
- a CDS encoding uncharacterized protein (BUSCO:EOG09263Z41), giving the protein MRTFGNYDFSDVEPIPLESPRTEGSTVCKILYSNEFRELMSCMKVLMMKNEISERALYLTYVIIHKVSAHYSIWQYRYHILQHFVEQRKKENNESVVQVLQEELQECSKMVLNIQKNYQIWHYRHLIIELLIKYGYDGDARKYSLEKEEYPILSIMLTKDEKNYHVWSYKRWLVKRFNIYDSPTELTFTTNMLKNDVRNNSAWSFRLFLLFGYDKPSVDLKSEFDFVKKQIKRSPTNPSSWNYLRGICDNSGTSLCKFKQFISSFTENDENISIPAIELLAVIYTKENDWEKANGIYGLLADKLDPIRSNYWNFKKLNLKID; this is encoded by the coding sequence ATGAGGACCTTCGGTAATTATGACTTTTCTGATGTTGAGCCGATTCCATTGGAATCGCCCAGAACAGAAGGAAGTACAGTAtgtaaaatattatattcaAATGAGTTCAGAGAATTAATGTCTTGCATGAAAgttctgatgatgaagaacGAAATTTCAGAAAGAGCTTTATATCTAACATATGTGATTATACACAAGGTTTCTGCGCATTATTCGATTTGGCAATATCGGTATCACATATTACAGCATTTTGTTGAacagaggaagaaagagaataatGAGTCTGTCGTCCAAGTTCTTCAGGAAGAACTTCAGGAATGTTCTAAAATGGTTCTtaatattcaaaagaattatCAGATATGGCATTATCGCCATCTTATAATAGAGCTGCTGATTAAGTACGGGTACGATGGTGATGCACGAAAATATTCTcttgaaaaggaagagtATCCTATATTGTCTATAATGCTTAcgaaggatgaaaaaaattatcacGTCTGGTCATATAAACGTTGGTTAGTAAAAAGATTTAACATTTATGATTCTCCTACGGAATTGACATTCACCACAAATATGTTGAAGAACGACGTCAGAAACAACTCGGCATGGAGCTTTAGactctttttgcttttcggTTATGATAAGCCATCCGTTGATTTAAAATCTGAATTCGATTTTGTGAAAAAGCAGATCAAAAGGTCACCCACAAATCCGTCCTCATGGAATTATTTACGAGGAATTTGCGACAACTCGGGAACCAGTTTATGCAAATTTAAACAGTTTATCAGCAGTTTTactgaaaatgatgagAACATTTCAATTCCAGCAATTGAACTTCTCGCGGTCATATACactaaagaaaatgattGGGAAAAGGCGAACGGAATTTATGGCCTCTTGGCGGATAAATTAGATCCAATTCGGTCAAATTATTggaatttcaaaaagcTAAATTTAAAGATTGACTGA